The genomic segment ACTCACTTGGCGGAATTCAGGTACCGGAGCAGCTCGCTGTCGGTCGAAAGGATGAGGGTCGTCTCCGGGTCGATGCTCTCGCGCAGGGTGTTCATCGACTTGAGGAACCGGTAGAAATCGGGGTCGCGGTTGTAGGCGGCGGCGTAGATGTCGGCGGCCTCGGCGTCGGCCTTTCCGCGGATCTCCTGGGCCTTGCGGTAGGCCTCGGACTCGACCACCCGCAGCTGGCGTTCCTTCTCGCCCGCGATCCGGGCCGCCTCGCCCGCCCCCTCGGAGCGGTAGAGCTCGGCGATCCGCTTGCGCTCGGAGATCATCCGGGCGTAGACCTCCTGCCGCACGGCCTCGACGTAGTTGATCTGCTTGATCCGGAAGTCGAGGATCTCGATGCCGAGGTCCCCGGTCCGGCGCCGGGCGTTCGCGAGGACCTCCTGGGTCAGCTTCTCGCGGCCGTGGTCGACCTTCTCGGCCGCCTCGGGCTGGCTCAGCTCGGCGACGTCCTCGGCGACGACGAACGGCCGGTTCGTCGACCTCACGAGGTCGATGAGCTCGTTCTTGGCGATCGTGTTCCGCGTCTCGCCGTCGAGGATGTCGTCGAGGCGCGACTGCGCCCCCCGCTCGTCGCGGAGGCGCTGGAAGAAGAGGAGCGGGTCGGTGATGCGCCAGCGGGCGTAGGAGTCGACCCAGATGAACCGCTTGTCCTTCGTCGGGATCTGGTTCGGGTCGCCATCCCATTCCATGAACCGCTTCTCGAACGCGTGGACCGTCTGGGTGAACGGCATCTTGAGCTTGAGCCCGGGCGTCATGATCGGCTTGCCGACGGGCTTGCCGAACTGGGTGACGACGACCTGCTCGGTCTCCGAGACCGTGTAGAGGGCGTTGGAGAGGACGACGGCCGCCAGGATCACGCCGACGACGAGAACGGTGATCCGGATCTCCTTCACGGCTTCACCTCCGGCGTGCCCGGCATCGGGAGGAGGGGCAGGACCCCCTTCAGCTTCTCGTCCAGCACGACCTTCTTCTTCACCTTCGGGTAGATCTCGCTCATCGTCTCGAGGTACATGCGCCGCCGGGTCACCTCGGGCGCGCGCTGGTAGGCGGCGTGCACCTTGACGAAGAGCTCGGCGTCGCCGCGGGCGCGGTTGACGCGGTCCGTCGCGAACCCTTCCGCCTGCTCGAGGGCCTGCTGAGCCTGCCCCTTGGCCCTCGGGATGATCTGGTTGTAGTCGGCGCGGGCCTGGTTGATGAGCTTCTCCCTCTCCTGCTGGGCCTGGTTGACCTCGTTGAAGGAGGGCTTGACGGCGTCGGGCGGGTT from the Holophagales bacterium genome contains:
- the hflC gene encoding protease modulator HflC — its product is MKEIRITVLVVGVILAAVVLSNALYTVSETEQVVVTQFGKPVGKPIMTPGLKLKMPFTQTVHAFEKRFMEWDGDPNQIPTKDKRFIWVDSYARWRITDPLLFFQRLRDERGAQSRLDDILDGETRNTIAKNELIDLVRSTNRPFVVAEDVAELSQPEAAEKVDHGREKLTQEVLANARRRTGDLGIEILDFRIKQINYVEAVRQEVYARMISERKRIAELYRSEGAGEAARIAGEKERQLRVVESEAYRKAQEIRGKADAEAADIYAAAYNRDPDFYRFLKSMNTLRESIDPETTLILSTDSELLRYLNSAK